One window from the genome of Cucumis melo cultivar AY chromosome 12, USDA_Cmelo_AY_1.0, whole genome shotgun sequence encodes:
- the LOC103497040 gene encoding phenylacetaldehyde reductase → MSTTQNPELVCVTGASGCIGSWLVHLLLLRGYSVHATVQNLKDEAETKHLQDLEGADARLRLFQIDLLDYDSIVPAVTGCAGVFHVASPCIVDAVEDPQRDLLDPAIKGTINVLTVAKEAGVRRVVVTSSISAMIPNPNWPANVVRNEESWTDVDYCKQRGLWYPISKTLAEKAAWDFAKEKGLDVVVINPGTVMGPVFPPRINASMQMLLKLLEGCSETYADVFIGVVHFKDVALAHILVYENKSATGRHFCAESIARYSDYVAKAAELFPQYKVPRSIEDSQPDLVRAKDGAKKLMNLGLEFIPMEQILKDAVEYLKKKGYIS, encoded by the exons ATGTCCACCACCCAGAATCCTGAACTTGTTTGTGTCACCGGCGCCAGTGGCTGTATCGGATCCTGGCTCGTTCACCTCCTTCTCCTCCGCGGCTACTCCGTCCACGCCACCGTTCAAAATCTCA AGGACGAGGCCGAAACCAAGCATCTGCAGGATTTAGAGGGAGCGGATGCTCGTCTTCGTCTCTTCCAAATTGACCTTCTCGATTATGATTCCATTGTCCCCGCTGTCACTGGTTGTGCTGGTGTCTTCCACGTTGCGTCTCCTTGCATTGTTGATGCTGTTGAGGATCCTCAG AGGGATCTATTGGATCCGGCTATCAAAGGAACCATCAACGTCCTGACGGTGGCTAAGGAGGCTGGGGTACGGCGTGTGGTGGTGACTTCTTCTATCTCCGCCATGATTCCGAACCCTAACTGGCCGGCGAATGTTGTAAGGAATGAAGAAAGCTGGACCGATGTTGATTACTGCAAGCAAAGGGGG CTGTGGTATCCAATTTCAAAAACTCTAGCGGAAAAGGCTGCTTGGGATTTTGCCAAGGAGAAAGGATTGGATGTGGTGGTGATTAATCCAGGCACAGTCATGGGCCCTGTGTTTCCTCCCAGAATCAATGCAAGCATGCAAATGCTTTTAAAACTTCTCGAGG GGTGCAGCGAGACATACGCGGATGTGTTTATCGGAGTAGTGCACTTTAAAGATGTTGCATTAGCACACATTTTGGTGTATGAGAACAAATCAGCTACAGGAAGACACTTTTGTGCCGAGTCCATAGCTCGTTACTCCGACTATGTAGCGAAGGCTGCTGAGCTCTTTCCTCAGTATAAGGTGCCCAG ATCGATAGAAGATTCACAGCCTGATTTGGTGAGAGCAAAAGATGGAGCTAAGAAGTTGATGAACCTGGGGTTGGAATTCATTCCAATGGAACAAAT